A region of the Leptospira inadai serovar Lyme str. 10 genome:
TATATTCGATCAAAAAGTCCCTTCTAAACGGAATAATACAAACTTGCTTGAACATAGGAACTTGGTCCACTTTAGAACGAGTAGGAATAGGTTCCCTGGAAAAATAAATCGCATTATTGTTCAGATCGCAGACTACTTTAATGCAATTTCTATCTTCGAATTCTTCGACAGATTCAATTTTGGAAATCAGATTCACTACGGATATATCGTTATTTTCGAGCAAAGGTTCAACCGACTCTCGAAGCATTTCCGGATGCGTCATGGGTTCGTCTCCCTGCACCATAACGACTATGTCGAATCGGATTCCTTTTTCCTTCTCAAGAATTTCCAAAGCTTCCGCACATCGATCGGAAGCTCTCTCGTGATGGCTTCCGGTCATAACAGCTTTACCGCCGATACTCCGTATATATTCCGCGATTTCCGTGTCACAAGTTGCCACAGCGGTAAGCGACAAGATTGAACTTTGAGAAACTCGCTCATAAACGTGCCCGATCATGGGCTTCCCTAAAATTTTCGCCATCGGCTTGCCGGGAAAGCGACTGCTCCCCATCCTCGCCGGTATCAATGCAAGTATCTTCATTTTACCATCCCAGGTTTATTTACGCTATTCGTAAGGAAAACGGCATCGATAGAATAAGCAAGAAAACGATATCCTTCCTGCATTCTCTTGAATAATTCCGTGGGTTCAGGAGCGACCACATGGACTCCGCAAGCTATTTTATATTCTCCGCATATTCTAAGAATTTGATCCATAATCTTTAAAAACGAAGGGTCATCAAATTTAGCGATCATTCCCATCGATGCGGAAAGATCGTAGGGTCCTATCAAAATGGCATCCAAGCCTTTCACCTTTACGATATCAAGCAGTCGATCTACGGCATGAATATTTTCAATCATAGCTATTAATAAGGGAGATTGCGCTTGGATACTGTACTCGCTAAAATTTTTTCCAAATAGATTTGCTCTTGAAAAACCCACTCCTCTCGTTCCTGTCGGCGGCCAGCAACAAGCATCCCGTATCCGAGCGAGTTGTGCTGCGCTTTCGATCATTGGAACGATTATCCCGCCGGCGCCGGCATCTAAAGCTTGCTTACAATCTTTAGCGGCACCGTGCGAAATACGAACCAAAGGAAGAGTATTTCCCAACTCCAAAGCTCGGAACAAATCGGGCAATTGCTGGACACCGATAGAGCCGTGTTCAAGATCTATGGCGACCCAATCGTAACCGCCCTGCCCTATAATTTCAGCGATCGAGGAATGCGGGATTTGCATCCAGCTTCCGATGGAATTTCCTCCCTCATTCAGTGTTTTACGGATTCTTTGAACTGCTTCCAGTTTATTCATTTAGAAAATCCGATATCATATGCGTCTTACACCTTTTTTGAAATTCAACATTCTCTTGCGTTTTTCTCAGGACAAATTGTATTCCATTCTTCGCTGCAGCATCGTAGTCCGAATCGCTGTCTCCTATCATGCAAGCCTGATTCAAAGAAACATTCTCAGTCTGCAGAACTTCACGTATCGCGTCCGATTTCCGAACAGGAGCCCCGAAGACCATTTTAAACATTCCCATCATTCGAAGATGGGATAAAATTTCCTCAATCTCTTTCTGAGGAGTCGCAGTCACAAGTACATTGCTTTGCCTTTGCGAGTTTAGCCGGAGATATCTCTGTACTCCGGGAACCCACGGCGAATCGATGACTTTTTGAAAAACGGTTTTCGAAAATCTAAGGCAATAATCATTTACAGTTTCGATATTCTCCGACTGACCGGCCCAATTTAAGTATAAAGGAATTTTCTCAAATCTAGACACACCGCCGTTACTTTCATGATGTTCTCGAATTCTTTTCTGCAAACCGCTTCCGAATTCCGAAAACAAACTCAGATATGCGTCCGTCTTGACCTCGACGGATTCTTTTATAACCCCATCGAAATCCCAAAATAGAATTTTATAATTAGCTAAAATGACTTGAAACCAAAATTGATATTAAAGATACGGGCGATTTTTATTTCGGGAAGAAACATCGAATCATTCGGAAAAATCGGTTCAAATGATAGATTCTATATTGGAGACTAGTACAATTCGAGAATCGGATTACTTTCGAGTTCCGATTTTTTTAGAAGGAACGCCTGCATTAATCGAATAAGGTTCCGTATCGTGAGTAACGACGGCTCCCGCAGCAATTACGCTTCCTAGGGCAATTTTTACGTTCCTTGTTACAACCACGTTCGACCCCAACCAAACGTCATCTTCGATAATTATCGTACCTCTGCTATGAAGCTGCTTATTAATTAGCGTATGCCTAGCGATTCCATGATCGGCGTTTCTCAGTACGACGTTCGGGCCTATCAGAACATTATTTCCGATTTCTATCAATCCACCGGACCCGCCGACAATCACATTCGTATTAAACGAGCAGTTATCGCCGATCCTTATTTCACCGTCCGCACCGTACAAGAATAAGTTCCCCATCCCGAAAAAACCGTCTCCAATCGAGATATTTCTTCCGCCCGTAATACTTATTCCCTTCCATAATACTGTCGACTTTCCGAGAGACTTGATTCTCCATTTCAGGTTAACTACTCGAAAAAATACGGCCAACTTACCTAAATATTTATCTATCCTAGCCTGCAAAAGAAAGCGATCGGTAAGGCTAGTATAAATAATTCTAAATATTCTCTTGAGTATCCGCATAACCCATCCGTAATATTATTAAACAAAACATTTTCAAAAATGGAATTTCGATAATTCGAAAAGAATTCCCGATTACAACGGCCAAGGCTTTGTCAGTATTCACCTTTAGAATTTGAATTCAAAAATATTCGCTGATGCTTAATTTAGCGAATCCGCTTGCCCGGACGATCGCCTAACCTCGTCAATCAACTGCAGCAATCCTTGTCCCAAATCGACGTGCAGAGGAGGGATAAATTTTCGGCCCAATTTGGGTTGGTAGGAATACGGAGTGCGGACATAATGACCGATCTGCTCTCCATCGGAAAACTCTACGGAGTCCGGTCTACCGAGTATCTCGGCCAACATTTTCAGAAGATCATGAACTCTCATCGGCTCCTGTCCGGTGAGAACAACGCTTTGATTACGGAACTCCTCGCCTATTGCAGTTACGCTGGCCCTCGCAGCGTCCTCGACATGAATGTATTCCCTCAATGCATCCGGACTGCCTTCATAACAGATCCGGCCGGTTTCTAACGCTTTTTTAACCACACGATAGAGGCCGTTACTCTCATCCGACCTCGGGCCGTAGAGCGATCCATATCGCAAAATAGTATAATTCATTCCGAATATTCTTTGGTATTCCTCCACATAATTCTCGGAAGCTTGTTTGCTACACCGGTAAAATCCACCTTCCCGACTAAATACGTACACAGTACTTGCATAAAGAAATCGCCTCACGTTATGAACTCGACAGGCCTCCAATACATAAATATTTCCTAATATATTAATGCGTGCCGTATCGATAGGCTTGTCGATCGCTTGATTTAGATCGGCCAAAGCCGCAAAATTATAGACAATGTCGCATCCCTTTATCGCATCGGAGATTCGTTCCTGGTCCAGCAAATCTCCGATTATCATTCTCTGATCATCTCTTAACCAAGGAGAAGGTACTCTATCGAATATGGAGACGGAATGTCCGGCTTCGCTAAGTTGATCTGCGACATGAGATCCGAGAAAGCCCGAGCCGCCAATTACAAGAATATTCATATTTTTTAAGTACCTGATAAACGGTTTCTTCGAACAAAAAATTAGCGGGAAGAATTCAGCCTAAGGCTATGATAGAGTTCTTTTTCTAATAAACGCCGGCTGTTTCCCGTAATTTCATCCACTCTTCGTGAGTGTATACTAGATTGGCGCGAACCTTCGAGATAGACTTATAATCTGTTTTGCTTATCATATTGTTTTTCTCTTACTTTTCCTTGTGACTCATGAAAAAAGAACGCGCAGGTTTACGAAATCGTATTTTACTCGCCGTTCCAATATAGTATCTTCGTA
Encoded here:
- the kdsB gene encoding 3-deoxy-manno-octulosonate cytidylyltransferase — translated: MKILALIPARMGSSRFPGKPMAKILGKPMIGHVYERVSQSSILSLTAVATCDTEIAEYIRSIGGKAVMTGSHHERASDRCAEALEILEKEKGIRFDIVVMVQGDEPMTHPEMLRESVEPLLENNDISVVNLISKIESVEEFEDRNCIKVVCDLNNNAIYFSREPIPTRSKVDQVPMFKQVCIIPFRRDFLIEYTKLEPTPLEIIESVDMMRILEHGLKVKMAPTKYKTSAVDTPEDLKRVEKLMEALV
- a CDS encoding HpcH/HpaI aldolase family protein, which gives rise to MNKLEAVQRIRKTLNEGGNSIGSWMQIPHSSIAEIIGQGGYDWVAIDLEHGSIGVQQLPDLFRALELGNTLPLVRISHGAAKDCKQALDAGAGGIIVPMIESAAQLARIRDACCWPPTGTRGVGFSRANLFGKNFSEYSIQAQSPLLIAMIENIHAVDRLLDIVKVKGLDAILIGPYDLSASMGMIAKFDDPSFLKIMDQILRICGEYKIACGVHVVAPEPTELFKRMQEGYRFLAYSIDAVFLTNSVNKPGMVK
- a CDS encoding HAD family hydrolase encodes the protein MLANYKILFWDFDGVIKESVEVKTDAYLSLFSEFGSGLQKRIREHHESNGGVSRFEKIPLYLNWAGQSENIETVNDYCLRFSKTVFQKVIDSPWVPGVQRYLRLNSQRQSNVLVTATPQKEIEEILSHLRMMGMFKMVFGAPVRKSDAIREVLQTENVSLNQACMIGDSDSDYDAAAKNGIQFVLRKTQENVEFQKRCKTHMISDFLNE
- a CDS encoding acyltransferase — translated: MRILKRIFRIIYTSLTDRFLLQARIDKYLGKLAVFFRVVNLKWRIKSLGKSTVLWKGISITGGRNISIGDGFFGMGNLFLYGADGEIRIGDNCSFNTNVIVGGSGGLIEIGNNVLIGPNVVLRNADHGIARHTLINKQLHSRGTIIIEDDVWLGSNVVVTRNVKIALGSVIAAGAVVTHDTEPYSINAGVPSKKIGTRK
- a CDS encoding NAD-dependent epimerase/dehydratase family protein, which gives rise to MNILVIGGSGFLGSHVADQLSEAGHSVSIFDRVPSPWLRDDQRMIIGDLLDQERISDAIKGCDIVYNFAALADLNQAIDKPIDTARINILGNIYVLEACRVHNVRRFLYASTVYVFSREGGFYRCSKQASENYVEEYQRIFGMNYTILRYGSLYGPRSDESNGLYRVVKKALETGRICYEGSPDALREYIHVEDAARASVTAIGEEFRNQSVVLTGQEPMRVHDLLKMLAEILGRPDSVEFSDGEQIGHYVRTPYSYQPKLGRKFIPPLHVDLGQGLLQLIDEVRRSSGQADSLN